In Dysidea avara chromosome 6, odDysAvar1.4, whole genome shotgun sequence, the genomic stretch GCATAAAGAGTAGAACTACAGTAACATTACAACTGCAAAACTTCTGTATAGCAGCAAATGCAACATCGCAGCAGTGATGCACGCCAATAACAATGCCACCTCTATGTCACTCTATAGCTAGCTGCTTTTAAAGGAAGCTGATACTACACTTAGTTAACAAACCTGACAGGTAGTAAATTAATAGCCCATTATTAAAGTTTGCAGCTCTTTTTAGCTTCATGTATAGCTTTACAGTGGTGCCTAGGCTCTAAAGTATTTTGATATCACTGTCGATTAGCTGCTAATGAATCCTTATACTTAGGTGTAGCAATTAGTGATATGGTTTTTTCAGAGGCTTTCTTGAACCACTCTATTAATTGATCTTTAGTGCTGGGACCACTAATGAAGTTAATATGCAGTAATCTAAATTTTTTGATATGGCTTCCAGAAATGACACGTAGAACTTCATGTCCAAGGTGTTTAGTATAAGTGTCCAGGAATGAAATTAGCATATTGTGGAACCATTGGATGTTGTGGAAGCCCAAAACAATTATATTGAAGCCATTCAGAAAATGAGCAAGAAAACGATGATAACTGACAATTATAAGCATCCACTACTCACAGTACCAAGCAGATTGTATAATGTTCCAAGATATAGAGCTGTAAAGTAAGGTTTTATGAAATAATGCTTTCCATGGTTGAGTTTCTACTTGTAGAAGTGATTAATGAAGCTTAGAAATAGATGATTGTTTGTCAATGACATGAAATACGAAGGCTAGCCTACGTACAATCACCTAGACGGACTGACAAGCAAACACCAAGTTTAGCAAGCCAGTAAACACTATTCAGATGAGCCTGATGCTTGTTCTTGTGTTTTTCTGTAAATATAGAAACAAGTATCCATCTAGCTGTTTGCATGCTTACAATTTCAATTTCAGCAGCTTGTGACTGTAGCCAACCATATTTGCATGTAAAGCCCTGAAGGTTCTGGATTGCTCTCCTCTGCACTTTTAAATGTGTTTTGATCCAGAGAAGAGCGATTTAAGAAGATTAATAGATCTGCTTAACATTACTGGCTCTGTATGCACagcatgactatatataagtCACAGGATTGTAGTTACAATGGTATTTGTTCAGAATTATCATACAGCTGTCATAGTTAGATCAGAGGTGTACTTATTCTTAAAGTATGTCAGAGATATAACTGCGTATGCAAAAAGTAAACCGACTGTGCACATTTTAAGTGGGATAAAATTTAAATGAGATAAAATTTTAAATGCACCAGTATACTACAAGCCAAATATAAGTATTACCATGCACATGCATGATCTTAGGACCTTGTATCATGTACTTACCAAAGCATATGTAGAGTCTAGTCCTGCAGCATATGATGTGGATGTATATTTACAAGTCTGGTAAACTCTAAAATTGCACCAAAAGGATTTTCTTACAACATAAATCATTTTTGAGAATCTTGAATGCACACAATGATAAGTCTTCGTATAACATGGAGGAGGGAATTATTATGGTAACTTGCCAGATGGCATATAGTTAGTGGCTAACAGCAAATTAATGTACAAACAGCATAGCTAGAATATAAGGATGGGCTCCTTCACCCCATTGTGATTTTCTACTGTTGGGGAATTTGAATAGGTGCTGCAGCCACAACTACGTGGTTGGAATCTCTGCTTTCTGCACAAAGAGACCAGAGTTACGGTAGTGTTGGATGCTCCACCAGCTTTTACTCAGTCTCAGGTCATGATGTGCTGTGACCTGCTTGGTCTCAGTTGTCATGGTAACCTAGTGACCCATATTGGTGCACTTGATCTTGCAATATCTGAGAGTCAAGTATTTCCATCACTTTAGGTCACCAAtaattgtagattccttgtttcctgtcacccgccCACATGGTAATTATAGAGCCGCATGCaaattattattgcatttgatagtcaTGTGAACTAATTATTTTTGTTTGTAAGTGCTAGTGTGAGCACATGGTGTATTATTGGAACGGTAGTGAGTTTCTGATGTTGTTTAGTGCCAAAAAGCATGGATAACTACATAGTTTGTACCCATTCCAACCTTGGGCCAGATTACAAGCAGCAAATCTCTTCAAGTAGCCATTGGTGAACAAGATACATTAATGAACAGGAGCTCCACTCATCTGACAATCTGTTATTAAGGAGTGTGGAACATATGAATATATTTACCTTAACACTCAGTCATTCTGTGCCTCCCTCTATCATGAAATACTGCATTCACGTGATCtgtaatcaaataattaaaatatgGTGCGGCTACCTAAAATTTGATGCAGGCTGTGATAGGAAATATTGAAGGAATAAAtctattataataatgatggcctaataaataatagccacccgcccgcatggtattTTTTTCCTGACTAGGATGGGAAACAAgtaatttacaattgttggcctTATGATTAGTTTTCAGTTGTCAAGTGCTCTACGAGTGTAGTGGCACCCTCGTAAAATCAGCTAAGCAAATATTAGCCAGACCActtttatgtgtgtatgtgcgtgtgtgggGGGGACCCACTTTTAAAAAGGTAGTCCGGCTGACTACGCAAGACTAAACAAATGCAGCAACTGCTGATTATTACTGTACGAAGTGCAGTGCACCGCCTCGACCCAAGCACAGACGGCCGGGGATGAGACTACAGTACTGCTAATGGCTTCGGGGAGGCAGTTGTGAGAGAACATTTCTTGATGTCAAGGTTTTCAACCCTATGCCCCCAGTAATTGTTCTGCAACTCATAGGGGGATTTATAGACGACATGAAAGCATGAAGAAACAAACTAATAGCTATGAAGCAAGGATACGAGAGACAGAACATGCTACATTCACACTTTTGTTTTTCTGCCACAGGAGGGATGGCTGATGAATCTTGTGCATTCTACAAACGCTTGGCATCCTTGTTATGTGAGAAGTGGTCCGACACATATGCCGCTGTAATGGGGTGGCTTCGTTGCTGCCTGTCATTCTCATTGTTACGCTCTGCCATCAGACACATGTGTAAGTGGCTCCCGCTCTTCTGCTGGAAGTTTCGTCGACGAACTCATTTAGGTTCAGGCAGAAATTGGACTGATTTCCTTAGTTTTGTAACTGTTTGTGTAAATTTTGTAATATAAAGTCGGttgaaaaaaagaaaagaaaagaagaAAAGTTCGCTAAGTAAGTTACTATAGTACGCAAACACAAAAGAAATTTTCGTTTTGATTTTCCGTTCCAGTTCGTGTTCGTGTTCCAGTTCCATTTTTTTTTGCCACTGATGAACAGGGTTGTGAAACTAGTCCTAGTGGCATCAGTTATCTTGTCATTGGTTTACTACGTGATCAACTACCCGGTGTCAGTGCGTAGTGTTGAATACGGTCAAGAGTCACAGGAAGATCCACGGAAAATTCGCGGTGGTGTAACGGAACTCCCTGAAACAACGGCGGAGCTGCAATATAATTTGGTGCGACTTATGCAGAATGGGTCCTGGCCTATGCATTATATCAAACAACTTTCTAATAGTAAAGTTGTAGAGGTAGCCAGGCTTTTTAATGTAACAGGCTTGTGTCCATACTGTGATTCACTACAACGTCAATTCTTTCACTGTCCAGCTAAACATATTATCAGTAATCATCGTTTTGTACAGGGGAAAGGTGTAATCACAAAGCACTACCAAACTTGTAAGAAAATGGCCTTCAAGAAACAGAGTGGTGTGGTTGGTTTAGTCAGTTTCCCAGGATCAGGAAACTCCTGGGTACGTCAACTGTTAGAGACAAGTACAGGTGTGTATACAGGGTCTGTGTATTGTGACCAAAGTTACATTGATGCTGGAATGCTTGGCGAAGGAATTAGGTCAAGATATGTTATAGCTGTGAAGACTCATCATTGTGCACATTCAGGATTCTCAAAAGTGATTTATGTTGTAAGAAATCCTTTTGGTGCAATTTTAGCTGAGTTTACCAGACTTGTGAATAAGCATTCTAATGCATCCACATCACATGTTGCAGGACTTGGTGCTAAACACTTTAGTAAGTGCGTGATGTGTAGTCCTAAGATCATATCTATGGAAATGCTTGTGGATTTACAATTGTTGATGTGTATTGTTATTTAACTATTTGCATATAGCTATGTCTGAAACACCTTTAGCTACTGTAGGATTTTGAGGTTGCCtattacaaagcatacagctaacCCTGATAATCGTTAATTTTTGagaatgaaaatttcatggaccgtgaaatccatgaaaattatgtccctcaaaaatttgtacatatacggTGAACTTCTTACATAATATGGTGatcacatgatagtgtgtcatgtggccaaggaaAACCATTACATGCAGGTGTGTGACTGGCAAGTAGTCTATTGTGAAAAAGGTGTGATAACAaatgtggtggccaagaaatggctgcaatgatattatgtcaattgatttgaaattaagtaacagtataatatcattgcagccatttcttggccaccatgtTTGATATCGCATCTTTTTCAAGCTTTGGAAGGCCACATCCTTTTTTCACACctgggctgttttggattagattcaaAAGTTGATCTGACCATGGTCTGACAATGGATATGCAAACCAAGCTATGTCTTTCCTGGAATCTTGATACTCTAAGATTACACTTAATGGTTACATATGTTGAAAAAAACCTTCAACAACCTTTATGAGAGTAAGGAAGGGCAGTTGTGTAGAAGTTTGTGTGTGCACACAATGTCTAGAGGGccctgggggggaggggggcatgctccccgaGATAATTTTGTACCTATTTTAGTCTTTTATTCTAGTGCATTCTGTACCTAAGAATGACCAGAAGTAATCAATGTTTCTCATGTTCATTTCTCAGCTACTATACATTTACTGTGCCTAAAATTTAGGGGGAGGTGAAGTTTATTAATTCCTTAAATGAAGTTAATGGCTTGTTGTATTACagattgtgactgctctattagagtgtctagATCTTGTTTCTGTATTGTGTCAGTAATGAGCAAAGAATCTGACCGGGCATGCAAAAataaggcacgtgggcacaaactacatcccgtcACTCAACAGGTCACACATTTCAGTAGTAGAATAGGGTATTTGTATTCTGAAACTTGCATCATACATCATAAAGTTAATTAATGTTTAGTAAGGGCAGAAAATTGTTAAATGGCATGAAAAGTGAAAGTTTGACAAAGGaggcaaattttgtgtgccTGCAGGCCCTATTTATGCAGGCCAGTCACATtttaagtgttgtatgtgtTAAATTTCTTTTTGACATGTGCAAATTACTCATTTTAATTAATTTGTGTAGTATCTCTCTTaagctggcataatgcttgatatTAATATTACAGCTTTACAGTGTCTAGcattgaaggtctgacagcaacttgtgctgcagcctttgagttacctaacctaacaaacaggACTGGTAAACTTTGTCACTACATGGCACTTTTGGTTACAGCACTCGCAGTGTaataaattatgccagcatgatcAACCAAACTTATTTGCTAAGCCTTAATTTTGTACCATGCAGTATACTGTACAGATAATATTCAAGTTGTGTGTGTACACCTCTACCAATGCAGACATTACCATGGCCATGTGTAGTAAAAAGCTATGATAGTGCATGAAGAAGGTTTTGTGTAGAGGGAGTGCAATTCAAGTGTCAAGGAGTTACCGTATACCTGGAACTTTTTGCGGTGTATATATATTTCACGGTTATGTCCTTAGTCAGTATTTTCACATTTACATTTCATGGATGCCTCTTAGCACATTTTAAGTTTCATGGATTACCGTTGCTCAATTTGAAAACTTTTGTTCTAAACTGCACAGCTATGAAGGGTCTGTATTGATATTTACCATACAGATTGCTAAAGTGCATCTGAACCAAATAGCACAGTAGCGGCAATCTCTGTATGATGCATACCGGTAGTCTATAGTCTTGTAGTAggtcatgagccacacccactttaaaatcgggaatgtgtgatactgtttgtaagcATATGTGGAGTCCACATATGCCTACAACACTACCAGGAGTCACACTAATTTATTAGTAAGGTGAGTTGAAGTTTGTGGGACACGCATAAATTTCACATGATAAAATTTCACGGTAGCTTTACTAACCGTGAAAACTGTGAAAATTATGTACTGCGAAAATTTCCGGATATTAAATTCTGCATAATGGCATAGCTTTTAAAAACAGTTCACTTTTTGAGAaatgcgactgctctattaacatagttgagtgttctattagagtatttttatcATATTTATTAGAGAAACTGGTTGACTATCCTTGATGGGTTAAGTATGGGTGTCCTAGGCATGTAAATGCCTGATGGCTGACTCTGGTCTCCAATCAGTTGTGGCACACTTATGAAGACCACTGTCAACATAAAATGGTATACTTTATTTTTCTCACTTGTACAGTGAGAATAAGATTcataatattctaataaaagaAAATCAAATCAGGAAACGTAtccttactaaaacaatatCTGTCAATAAAATTGCTATTCAGTGGGTTGATAATTTTATTTCGTCGTGTTAATTATTTTTCAGGCTTTATATAAATAGTTACCACCGCTAATAGTGCTGAAATCATAACACAATAATTACTGTAGGTAAATTGTAAGGGTAAGCCTTGTTTAGAATGCTATTATAATTGGTCATGCTTGCTTGAACAGATGTTGACCACTTGTTAATCATGCTGCAAGGAACTTTTATATTGAAGCAATAAAAGATCTGGTGTTATGATAACAAATTTGGCAaatggctaacgtaaagtatgTACCAGCACCATTGCTCCATATACAGCTATACAAATGTTAGTCTATCTTTACACATACCGGTTTGCAAGACAGGATGAAAAGTGTTTTGTGAATTAGTGAAACATATGTAATACTTGCATGGTTAGCTATTGCACACCAGTGCACAGTGGACCCTCGGTTTTCCCAGTGTCTTGGTAATGGTAAAGGTgctcagataagtgaattgtttagATAACTGatgcccatacatttatattcAGAGctcatactctaatagaacgtggACCTACATTCAAATACTCAATAGAATGGTTATTTCCAATTTCAGATAAATGAGGGTGCAGATAAGCGAGggtcggataactgagggtttactctaatagtacaatcaATATTTACAATTACTGTGAAAAACATAATTTACTATACATTTAATCAGTtacttcaaaacttgttaacaggaattttgtaaataatcaGTTATCCAtcttcagtgttgggcaagttactttgtaaaagtaactagttacatattacatattacttgcaactgaactatttagttacagttacatattacccgtaaaataaagtaactataataatattac encodes the following:
- the LOC136257891 gene encoding WSCD family member AAEL009094-like, producing MNRVVKLVLVASVILSLVYYVINYPVSVRSVEYGQESQEDPRKIRGGVTELPETTAELQYNLVRLMQNGSWPMHYIKQLSNSKVVEVARLFNVTGLCPYCDSLQRQFFHCPAKHIISNHRFVQGKGVITKHYQTCKKMAFKKQSGVVGLVSFPGSGNSWVRQLLETSTGVYTGSVYCDQSYIDAGMLGEGIRSRYVIAVKTHHCAHSGFSKVIYVVRNPFGAILAEFTRLVNKHSNASTSHVAGLGAKHFSNTSVKWHNQVDKKARYWLRHITDCLKSSPIPVIVVKYENLKSNLYGELQRILDFLNYPYTDEDLQCTVNYTNDNFHRKHNSTFDPYSPEQKQTVFNSIKAANEILRQYNIVYDLI